The Drosophila gunungcola strain Sukarami chromosome 2R unlocalized genomic scaffold, Dgunungcola_SK_2 000013F, whole genome shotgun sequence genome includes the window GGCCGCCACATTCCGTCTGCTCGATCTGTACGGCTGGACCCAGGGTCTGGGAGCACAGATCACTGCCCGACTCAAGGTCGACCAGGAGTACTTCCTGGTCAATCCGTACGGCCTGCTCTACCACGAGATCACTGCCTCGGCGCTGAACAAGGTGGACATGCAGGGCCAGATCGTGGAACAGGGCACCACAAACTTTGGCGGAAACAAGAGTCGTAAgttgaaatgtttaaaataattacccCATTTGAATGggaaattagtttttgttaCTTTAAAAGCCTACTTTTGTAGTTTTCTAAtgtataacttttttttattctttaccTGCAGACTTTGTCCTCCACTCGGTGGTACATGCTGCCCGTCCAGATATCCGCTGCGCCATCTACATCGGCTGCAGTCCGGTTGTGGCCATTTCTTCGCTGAAATCCGGTCTGCTGCCGCTAACGAAGGATGCCTGTGTGCTGGGCGAGATCACCACACATGCCTACACCGGCCTGTTCGACGAGGAGGAGCGCAACCGATTGGTCCGAAGCCTCGGTCCCAACTCCAAGGTGATTCTGCTGGCCAACCATGGTGCCCTGTGCTGTGGCGAGACCATCGAGGAGGCCTTCTTCGCCGCCTGTCACATTGTGCAGGCGTGCGAGACCCAACTGAAGCTGCTGCCCGTCGGCTTGGATAACTTGGTGCTGATTCCGGAGGAGTCGCGAAAGGCCATCTACGATCAGTCGCGCCGGCCGCCAGAGGATCTGGAGAAAAAGTTTGCCGCTGTCACGGCAGGCGATGGtggtgctgccgctgctgaGAAGGAACCCGAAGCTGCCGTGCCCAAGGTGGGCAGTCCGCCCAAGTGGCGTGTGGGTGGTGCCGAGTTTGAGGCCTTGATGCGCATGCTGGACAATGCTGGCTATCGCACTGGCTACATCTACCGCCATCCGCTGATCAAATCGGATCCTCCCAAGCCGAAGAACGATGTGGAACTACCGCCAGCTGTTTCATCTTTGGGCTATCTGCTTGAAGAGGAGGAACTCTTCCGTCAAGGGTACGCTTGTTTTGTTAACTTCTTTGCTCTTACCCTAGAAACGCACTAATAAATCCATTTCATATTAGGATCTGGAAGAAGGGAGATCTGCGCAAGGGCGGCGACCGCAGTCGATGGCTCAACTCGCCCAACGTTTACCAAAAGGTCGAGGTTCTGGAGACCGGCACTCCGGATCCCAAGAAGATAACAAAGGTAGAAATCATTACTTTCGAAGATATGAAGCAAACCAAAACCACCAGCCTTAAGGAGATTGAGGGGAAATAGTTGAAATAGTTGGATAACGCATCCCTCAGCTCTTTCCAGACATTCCAATTGCTATCCCCatatattatttacatttcgtTAGCACTCAGTTTTAGTTCCAACTTTGCTACTAAGCTGCAAACTATATTCACGCATAAAATTTCTTAGagtttaagaaaatttaagtaatCAATACACCAAacctatatatttatatactttggACATAGAAATTAAACTCGTGCTaaaccaaatttattttacatgcTTTGCTAGCCAGCAAACAAATACTGTAATGTGcattaatcaaataaataaagcaaacaaaaccaaaaacttttgcatAGATGATTTTGTGCCTTTTTAAGGGAAATTACTGCCTCAAAAACAAGTCTAAAACTGTAAAACAATGcaaagaaagagaaagaaatttgctataaatactaataattacataattaataaaacaacatATATTGTTTCACTCAATATCATTGGTTTCATAATTAACCGTATTTTTTTCGTTCATTCATAAAGTTTTTCTTTGCATGCGTTAtggtatttttcttttattttccttgtaattgttttcattgtttttcaaGGCACAAAATCATTTATGCTTGATTTCTCAgttgatttatgtttatttgatcattgcatatataaataatgtcTGAGGGACAAACATATCTGTGGGTAAAACTTGCTAAATAGTTACGATGGAAAACCAGTTTGCAATGGAATGTTTAAAGACTAACCCTAAttttaagataaaataaatgtcaacAACTGTGTTAACTTTTCCAACATGTTTAATGAGAATGTCTATTCTtaagaaattttcattttaataagaaTCTTGAGTATTCTTcccacattaaaaaaaaatttctttctctttcttttctATTTGCATTGATCCCACCCTCCTCCTACAACACATAacttacaattaaaaaaactaagtGGGTGGCTGAGGGTTCTCCCACCCACTCAACGCCAGTGAGGATAGAAGATCCACTCCAGTTTGTGCCTGCTGGAACTAATCCGAGAGAGTTCAAGCGAGTCCAGCAACTAGTCAGTATTTAATACACTTAATCCCAAAAGAAATCATTTACCAATCGAGAGCTTATTGAAACAGATTAAGGACAATCGTCGGGCGGATAAGATTTCGGCCGGACCCCAGTCGCATATTCTGGAGGGCGTCACATGGGACGAGGCGAGCCGACTCAAGGATGCAACGGTCTCGCAGGCCGGCGACCATGTCGTCATGATGGGTGCCGCTTCCAAGGGAATCATCCAGCGTGGATTCCAGCACAATGCCACGGTGTACAAGGCCCCGTATGCCAAAAATCCATTCGACAATGTGACGGACGATGAACTCAATGAGTACAAGCGCACGGTGGAGCGCAAAAAGAAATCGGTGCATGGCGAATGTAAGTTATCATCTcgaaaaatataacatatgTATCTATCTgtatcaaacattttataacaTGTTAAACTACTTTATGCAGACACGGACACAGATTTTTCGGAATCAGAGGCGGTCCTGCAGGCGGGGACAAAGAAATACCCTCAAAGCGAACCAGAGACCGGTATGTCCACTATTTACAAACTATTCGCAATTCCAGCAACTAATATGCATCTCCTATTTTAGAGCACCAGGTCATTGAGATCCAAACACAACAGGCGCCAGTGCCAAGGCAGGCAGAAGTCGTGCTGAGCGATGGTAAGTCCATTTGTGCGCTGCATAGTGTACTTTACATTGTTTATATCTACAgttaagattatttaaatcacgCACACTCTAAAACATTTCAAGTACACTTGTCCAAGAGTTATGTCTTTTCCCAGTCATCCTGTggaccaaatttaaatttttttatactggttatgttttgttattttgttttacccCATTGTTATCCCTTTTGatgcatttttctttttggtttacttagtttttgtttatatttgaattattattttattaattatttaggTCTTGATAatgctattatttttattaggtATTTTAAGTAGatttatacttattttaattactttgtaGTATTATTTcctattttgaatttttggtatacatatttaattggaTTCCTAACGTTTAGTAATAACATTCTTTTTATGCCATTTTCCCtcttttttcgtttattttatttgctgtaCTAAAATTACCAATACACACACTTAAAACACTACACACATTTCAATTGATACCAAcacaacaattatttattgtagTCAGCAAAAAAATACTTGTAGCAATTGATGCCGTAACAACTTCATTTCtgtaaaaactacaaaattgtTAAACTTTTCTATTTGCTAAACATTTCCCTTTTTATACTGTCATGTcacagttttaattttgttattcagttattttaaataagtttattattGTGCAACACAATTGACCCTTATCCAATACTTCCAAGGAACCAACTGTTGTACGGCGTGTatcaaatgatttttaatttcaacaaCCCACAATACGACAGTACAGCAACAGATACTGctacaacaaaaacatttaattattgtaGAAAGGCTGCAGTTGTAGTTATTCCttggttttataaaattctacTTTTATTTCCCGAATTTGGCAAGttgtaaatcaaaattttcacTTTCTATTGTTTCAAATAGGAAGAAAGCCCAAAACCAAGTAAATTGGCAGCTTATTTAGTTAGCATTCATTGAAAAGCGAAGTGTGTGTGTAGGTTCactataaaataaaccagAAATGTATAATAAAACGAAAGACCAGCAACCAACAACAAGAAGCAACCGAAGCTCTCAACAGAACACAAAAttctactactactactactactaccaCTACTACTACATCCTACATTTTCTACTACTACTTCTGCGGCTGCTGCGCTCtataacacaaaaataaaccaaataaataataagcagtttaaaaagaaaaccccTTTTGAGTTGGAGGTGAGTGCAGCCCCAAAGGTTTAGTGtgtagtcaaaaaaaaaaaaatcaatcaaaataaaaaatcaagcCAATAgtttatagaaaaaaatgttcagcataacataaacataaacataaaccaCCTGCACACTAAACCCCATTCAACATGTCATGTTAATTATTGCCGAATGCTATTAGCTGATTTACCTTATTCGCTGTTAGCCGATTTTCGTTGGGATTTCTCCGTGCTGACTACTTTTacatgtttttagttttaactgCAGCTGTTTTCTGTTGATTGCTTCCTTAGTTGCCTAGCCAGCTACATTAGTTGACAACTAATACCTGTCTATACTTTTGAAGCATGCTTAATCGATACTTAACTCTAAAACTCATGCATCACTACGTATTTCTAGTTTAAGACACACATTTACGTCTGTTTCACATTTGTTTAGCGTGTATTAGTTGCGGATATTTGACGCTGaatatgattttttataatttaatttctcaatACTATTTTAGCCacaaatagttttataaacGGCGAACGCTCTCACACAGCCACAAATCGCAAGCCGCCAACTGGCCGAGGTAACGAACAAGACCCGATTGAAAGAAATAACCCCCTTACTTACTTCTTGCGCCCTTCAATGTACTCAGGCTAAACGCCACCTGTATATAATCTCTGATATAATACTCGTTATTCGGTGTATATTTACTATATAACCCCCATATAATCCAATAGCCCCTGGAAGTACCTTGTTAATGGcgtattattttgttatataacCCACATATAATCCACAAATCCATGGCAAATAACGGTTGCACTAAAACTAATGATTGATAATATCATCATAACGAAACTCTAGAAATAATTCACTACGGCTTACAGTTCATTCCATTGGTCTGCGAAAAAAGATATTTCATTctgaaaaatttgttttaaatccaAACCGGTACTGGATGTAATAGAACGTTTCCATTTTCAGGTACattataatgatttaaatattccaAACCATTTGCTAGTGATTCTTTTTAGGTCTCTGACTTTTACAATTGAAAGATTGTAATGATTGTTTTTCAGATTTATGGATATGTATTTCAGTACGCATTGCCTTTATGTATGTATTTCGAGTGCCGCACTGTTCAAGATGCTGGCTCCGGACTTTTCTCTAGCTTGTGACAAATACTTACTGAccatttttggcttttttccTCCTCCCCACCTTGTTATCGCGTTGACTAGGAGATCATAACAATAACGAATCTCAGATAGATGAAGAGGACAAGGAGAACCAGCGGCAAGGGCGGGATAGAAACTTGTCCGGTAACAGCAGATGCCGCCGCGACTTGTTCCCATCCCTCGTCGAGGATCCTGTTCTGCCGTCGGAGCAGCTCTATTCCTATGTTTATGCGACTGCTGCTGCCTTGGGTCAGTGTGTCCAACCGCAGGTGTGCTCCGCTTTGTTGCGGGCTCTCCATTGCGAACAGCTGGGCTATTTGGCCAGTTGTTATCGTGGCGCAGCAGGACACTCGAATGCCACCACCTCCAGTACATGCACTATAACTAGCGCCACGGGTTCTTCCAACGCCTCCCGTCGCCCCCTGCGACAGGCTAATTTGCAGCAACATACTCCCTATCGCACCGGTTCCCATTTCGGATTCAATTCACCACGCCAGCAACCGCGCACTGAGCACAAGCATATTCCCCGGGATCGGGAGCAGCCGGCCTTGGGCTATCGTCCCATGCAGCGGGGCATCAGCTACGAGGAGATCTTTGCCACACCACGCTACGATCAGTTGTGCCAGGCTTGCTTTGACAAGCTGCTGCGTCTCAAGCCGGAGCTCCAGAAGGCTGCTAGCAGTTGCGCCGAGGAACAGCTGACCAGTAATGGGAGCACTCCCATGCATCGACGGCAATTGTCAACACTTCCGGAGTTATCTGATAATTtcgaaaatatattaatgctGCCAGAACGTCCGAGGATGCAACGGAATGCCAGCACCCAGACACAAGGGTGCTCCGTCTCCTCGTCCACCAACAATTTTCTCAGTCAAATCGAAAAGTTCAACTTCTCGGAAGAATCAACGAATGTGAACTATTCACCAGGTCTAATGAACAGCGATATTAGTGTTACGGGTTTGATTGTAGAGCCGGCAACTTCAAGTGCTGGAGCGAGTGCCACAAGTGTTGCTCCCCAAAGAATTTACCATACGGAACAAGCAGACATTACCGAAGTTTGGAGCTTTGGTCGTTGGTTGGAACCGCAAGACAAGATGATAGTGAGCAATGCATATGAGTTTGTCCAACAGCCGCTTACCGAGCATCGCATTACTTTGGAGGTAAAGCAGCATTTTCCCACTGGTCAGCTCGACCGCCAATTGATGTCTCGCGAAGAGCGTCAGCGTCGCAAGTCTGAGTTCCAGGAGCTGTGGCAAGATCACGTTGAATACTTTGGGGCCAAAGaacaaatgcagcagcagcagcagcagcagcagcagcagcatacACTTGAAACTTTGACACTCGATGAGCAAGAAGAGCAGTCTCTAAGAGCCCATGATTGGATGGACCAGGATCTAGAGTTGATGCAAGGCGATCCAAAAGATCCTGAGTTGGATGCCGAGGCCTATAATGAACACTCTAAAAATAGCCAAGATGAAACCCTGACAGAGTCGAGCTATGAGCTCCCAAAAGTTTTGCAGAAGTTCGAGGAAAGTCTCACACTAGCCGGTGAAAACCTAGAGAAGCTAGTGGCCACCGCCAAGAAGCTACAGGCACTCGACACCACCGATACTTCAGCCGTGACTACCAGCAGTTCCCCTGTTGAAAGAGACCCAGTCGAAGGTAGTTGTCTGTTTCGCTCGATTAGTTTGGAGAACATTCCCAACGCCGATGATACTGTGTGCATACAGGAACCAGAAGTTGTCGGGTCCATTAACTCCAGTAACAGCAATCACAGCGAAGTGGAGATTGTCCATGGTATACCCATCAATTTGGAGCAGGAGGAGAAACGCGATGACGAGAAGCCCGTGACTCCCAGTTCAACGGAACCAGAGGAGTCCACTGACAAAGAAAAGGAGCGTGATGACGAGAAAGACATAGATGAAAATGACCTTGAGGTGGAGGCCGAGATCCAAGAGATTACGGGAGAAACCCCAGAAGTTTCCAACGTAGATCCCGATTCCGATAATCAGATTTTCACTCCTCTAGAGCGTGAGGTTCTGCAGCGCATCGAGGACGACAGACTTGACGAGCGGGAGCCCATTTTCGGGAAAATTGACCAAAGTATTCGCAACAAGATGACGCCCAAGAAGCTGCAAGACTTGGTCAGCGAGGAGATCTTTTGCACTCGCACGCTCATCTATCCATCTAATCCAAGCACACCGCTGCCGAAAGTGGCTCTAGCTGACACCACTTTGACTCCGAGTGGCTCTTCTCTGTCAGCCCATAATATCAGTGCTCCCTGTAGTTCGATGGCCCACACTCACCTTACTACCCGACCCACGCCTCGCATGTCGCGATCATGGTCGGCGGATGAGCAAAGAGACGAGGAGAACAATGACGAGGAGGAGCTGGTTATAACTGAAGAGGAGACTCCTCTGGACCGGATCATATCCTCGACAACTTTTGTGTGCCGAAGCAGTCCGCGCAGAAAGCGCAATTTTATTCAGGAGAACATACGCAATGCTAGCAGACCAAGAAGTAACGTCGGTGCGGTTAAGAAACACAGGAGCACACCAGTCACAAGTCCCAGGACCATATCGAATCCCTCGTCGGTGTGTGCCTTTCAGTGTGGCCAGCGGGATAGTGGCGCCCGTCTGTGGGTGTCCATGCCAACGCCTCCTCGGCGAGCCTCTGGTCAAAAGCGTGGCAGCACGACGAGTCCTGCACACGCTTTGTACTCCGTTCGGGGTGGCCTGTCCTCTCCGTTCGCCAAACGTCGCAAACCCATGGTTATTCTTCCGCCTCTACGTGGAGGCAACTGTTTGCAGAGTCCCAATCTCAACTCGTCTTTTCTATCGCTACATCGCACTCTTTCCAGCAGCACATTCTTTGTGCGGGGCGAAGAAAATGGCGAATCGGATAACATATCCACGAGCACCTTTCAGATGGATGGAAGTCAGGAGGAACAGGAGAAACAGGAGGGGGAGGAGGACAATCGAAATCCAAAGGAATCCCCGGCAGCGCATGATCCAGCAAATGCCACTAATAGCTCCGTGTACTACAGTGCGAACGACAACACGAGAGAGGAGACAGAATCTTCACAGACAAGCACAGAGACAGCGGAGGAGAATGCTGGATCTGCCATGCTAACTAAAACACCTTTTTTGCCAGAGACCTCTATTACCAACACCATTTATGCGAGTTCCTCTGACAAGTCTTTGGATATTCCGATGAAAACTAACTATCAAACAGAAGACTTGTGCTctcagaaaaacaaaatggaattaAGCAGGGTATCCCAGGATATAACCGATCCGGAAGTATCCAGCCAACTTGTAGATACAGCATCTTCGGCAGAATTCACACGACTAGCAGGTGGATCAGAGCGTCAACAATTTTCTACGAGCACAATAGAGATTGAACATCGCGAAGAAGGGGAATCCCCATCAGAACAGAAGATAAAGCATAAGAGTAGCCAGTCCAGTAGCAGTTTCGAAAATGTCCTTTCCTCAGCTAACGAGCTAAATAGAATGCCCAGAAAGAACGATGAATATGACAGTAGCGATGATTATGACGATGAGAAACTTATTCGGGTGATAAAGGCCACTGATgaggatatggatatggatatggttGTGGTTATTAATGACGATGAGCCGACGACCTCAAAAGCGGCCGTGACTAAAAATCGACAGAGCGGCGGAGCGGAAACCAAGCATAATTCCTCTACTGAAGATGAGGATGTGGTTATCTTGGACACAGTTTGCACTGTGCATGGTTTGGAGATGTTTGTGCGGGAGGCGGAGCCAAAACTTCAAGCGAATTTGTCATTTGATAGTTTGCCAAATTTCTTAGACAAGTCGTTTGAGGAAGATGAGGAAGCTCATGCTCGAGAGTCTGTGGAACCAGAAATAGTTCAAGAATCTACTGAAACAGATTGAAGAAGGAAACAATAGCAACCCTAGCTTTGAAAACTGAcgaatttttgtttgcttaaatattatattcgcTTGTGAATTTAACACAGCTTGCCATGAAAATtgacatttcattttttaccTTTGAATGTAATATTATTcgcctttatttatttagaactCATCTTTTATAATGTTAAGTGGTTGAACGAACAGAGAAAATGAAGTATACATTATATTTGTAACCTTTTACTTTAAGCCAGTAGTTGATCTACTTCAAATAAATAGTTTGTAAATTTGTACTAACTTTTTACGGTTAagggttaattatttcaaaaggatgagaaaataaatgttttataatttatattgcaaTCTTTCCAGTTGGAAAgtaatttgttatattaagTGTTAGCTGTAATTATCCCATCCCAATGTTTTGTGTTAGCTGTACATCCCGTCGATCGTGAACAGTACTTGGACATGCAACTGGTGCCCAGAATCGTACTTACAATTTTATCACAATGCACATCCTCCTGCCTTTTGATTCCATTATCGTTTTTAGCGCTTCTCACTTACCTGGCTCAAAAATATGCATTCCTATATGCAACTGAGCAATACATGTACGGTTACCTGAAAGGGGGACCATTTGAGCAGCATGTGTATGTCATCCACAAGGTCGAACCCGTCAGCAAGCACAACTATCCGCCAGTCCACGATGGCAATATGAGCCTTCATCAAAACGAAAGTTTTTCTGGATTTGTGGGCAATGCATCGGGCGTGGTCAACAGTACCCCCATTCGAACTGTTGTGGCATCAGTTTCGTTGACTGAAGAGAGGAATCAGTCCGGATCGGGAGGATCAGGCCTAACTCCCTATCGCACCATCTCTCACTTTGGCTTCAATTGTCCCCTGATGACGTCGCCAACCATTCTGCTGCATCCGGAACAC containing:
- the LOC128256092 gene encoding protein hu-li tai shao isoform X1 → MTDVEQPPQNGIDPTAREEDDNKARPADIEQDMREMERRKRVEAIMGSKLFREELERIVDSARDGGAGASGILQQLSDIVGVPVARVGSVFKSSNCMVPINDIRGVESMGYAKGEKILRCKLAATFRLLDLYGWTQGLGAQITARLKVDQEYFLVNPYGLLYHEITASALNKVDMQGQIVEQGTTNFGGNKSHFVLHSVVHAARPDIRCAIYIGCSPVVAISSLKSGLLPLTKDACVLGEITTHAYTGLFDEEERNRLVRSLGPNSKVILLANHGALCCGETIEEAFFAACHIVQACETQLKLLPVGLDNLVLIPEESRKAIYDQSRRPPEDLEKKFAAVTAGDGGAAAAEKEPEAAVPKVGSPPKWRVGGAEFEALMRMLDNAGYRTGYIYRHPLIKSDPPKPKNDVELPPAVSSLGYLLEEEELFRQGIWKKGDLRKGGDRSRWLNSPNVYQKVEVLETGTPDPKKITKWVAEGSPTHSTPVRIEDPLQFVPAGTNPREFKRVQQLIKDNRRADKISAGPQSHILEGVTWDEASRLKDATVSQAGDHVVMMGAASKGIIQRGFQHNATVYKAPYAKNPFDNVTDDELNEYKRTVERKKKSVHGEYTDTDFSESEAVLQAGTKKYPQSEPETEHQVIEIQTQQAPVPRQAEVVLSDALLTYLAQKYAFLYATEQYMYGYLKGGPFEQHVYVIHKVEPVSKHNYPPVHDGNMSLHQNESFSGFVGNASGVVNSTPIRTVVASVSLTEERNQSGSGGSGLTPYRTISHFGFNCPLMTSPTILLHPEHRSIWQKVAEHREKVVSFIDLTTLSLDNRKMLNVVTARQQPPTQSESHSQSQSQSFVSEKHIQLEVTPPKRKQRVYSATTSSGHSLDDGLDELDSLMNALSVSSPRRREQDSGLYRSYTFLPSNHDLPQGADASDGAQADRERPEAEQEEMIFRRTGDSGLGDSTGRRPRLATTSNDSSTQEAEAYTQGKHVKLTLSSSPPTPTTTQSPATIEILINVSLRNAECVQTVQTHEQEFRAKLERVIDEEIHYISQHLAYKQRQADLLQQQATQRAPLARPPPPAPPSSSSMVQRSNSAPELCHTYSYVAVAMAASDMSTKHDETSPQLPAEGEPLNDILCSLEKELERLLNSVVKAHMLHNKAIIHECRARISQLADGLATS
- the LOC128256092 gene encoding uncharacterized protein LOC128256092 isoform X9, which produces MTDVEQPPQNGIDPTAREEDDNKARPADIEQDMREMERRKRVEAIMGSKLFREELERIVDSARDGGAGASGILQQLSDIVGVPVARVGSVFKSSNCMVPINDIRGVESMGYAKGEKILRCKLAATFRLLDLYGWTQGLGAQITARLKVDQEYFLVNPYGLLYHEITASALNKVDMQGQIVEQGTTNFGGNKSHFVLHSVVHAARPDIRCAIYIGCSPVVAISSLKSGLLPLTKDACVLGEITTHAYTGLFDEEERNRLVRSLGPNSKVILLANHGALCCGETIEEAFFAACHIVQACETQLKLLPVGLDNLVLIPEESRKAIYDQSRRPPEDLEKKFAAVTAGDGGAAAAEKEPEAAVPKVGSPPKWRVGGAEFEALMRMLDNAGYRTGYIYRHPLIKSDPPKPKNDVELPPAVSSLGYLLEEEELFRQGIWKKGDLRKGGDRSRWLNSPNVYQKVEVLETGTPDPKKITKWVAEGSPTHSTPVRIEDPLQFVPAGTNPREFKRVQQLIKDNRRADKISAGPQSHILEGVTWDEASRLKDATVSQAGDHVVMMGAASKGIIQRGFQHNATVYKAPYAKNPFDNVTDDELNEYKRTVERKKKSVHGEYTDTDFSESEAVLQAGTKKYPQSEPETEHQVIEIQTQQAPVPRQAEVVLSDGDHNNNESQIDEEDKENQRQGRDRNLSGNSRCRRDLFPSLVEDPVLPSEQLYSYVYATAAALGQCVQPQVCSALLRALHCEQLGYLASCYRGAAGHSNATTSSTCTITSATGSSNASRRPLRQANLQQHTPYRTGSHFGFNSPRQQPRTEHKHIPRDREQPALGYRPMQRGISYEEIFATPRYDQLCQACFDKLLRLKPELQKAASSCAEEQLTSNGSTPMHRRQLSTLPELSDNFENILMLPERPRMQRNASTQTQGCSVSSSTNNFLSQIEKFNFSEESTNVNYSPGLMNSDISVTGLIVEPATSSAGASATSVAPQRIYHTEQADITEVWSFGRWLEPQDKMIVSNAYEFVQQPLTEHRITLEVKQHFPTGQLDRQLMSREERQRRKSEFQELWQDHVEYFGAKEQMQQQQQQQQQQHTLETLTLDEQEEQSLRAHDWMDQDLELMQGDPKDPELDAEAYNEHSKNSQDETLTESSYELPKVLQKFEESLTLAGENLEKLVATAKKLQALDTTDTSAVTTSSSPVERDPVEGSCLFRSISLENIPNADDTVCIQEPEVVGSINSSNSNHSEVEIVHGIPINLEQEEKRDDEKPVTPSSTEPEESTDKEKERDDEKDIDENDLEVEAEIQEITGETPEVSNVDPDSDNQIFTPLEREVLQRIEDDRLDEREPIFGKIDQSIRNKMTPKKLQDLVSEEIFCTRTLIYPSNPSTPLPKVALADTTLTPSGSSLSAHNISAPCSSMAHTHLTTRPTPRMSRSWSADEQRDEENNDEEELVITEEETPLDRIISSTTFVCRSSPRRKRNFIQENIRNASRPRSNVGAVKKHRSTPVTSPRTISNPSSVCAFQCGQRDSGARLWVSMPTPPRRASGQKRGSTTSPAHALYSVRGGLSSPFAKRRKPMVILPPLRGGNCLQSPNLNSSFLSLHRTLSSSTFFVRGEENGESDNISTSTFQMDGSQEEQEKQEGEEDNRNPKESPAAHDPANATNSSVYYSANDNTREETESSQTSTETAEENAGSAMLTKTPFLPETSITNTIYASSSDKSLDIPMKTNYQTEDLCSQKNKMELSRVSQDITDPEVSSQLVDTASSAEFTRLAGGSERQQFSTSTIEIEHREEGESPSEQKIKHKSSQSSSSFENVLSSANELNRMPRKNDEYDSSDDYDDEKLIRVIKATDEDMDMDMVVVINDDEPTTSKAAVTKNRQSGGAETKHNSSTEDEDVVILDTVCTVHGLEMFVREAEPKLQANLSFDSLPNFLDKSFEEDEEAHARESVEPEIVQESTETD
- the LOC128256092 gene encoding protein hu-li tai shao isoform X4 — translated: MTDVEQPPQNGIDPTAREEDDNKARPADIEQDMREMERRKRVEAIMGSKLFREELERIVDSARDGGAGASGILQQLSDIVGVPVARVGSVFKSSNCMVPINDIRGVESMGYAKGEKILRCKLAATFRLLDLYGWTQGLGAQITARLKVDQEYFLVNPYGLLYHEITASALNKVDMQGQIVEQGTTNFGGNKSHFVLHSVVHAARPDIRCAIYIGCSPVVAISSLKSGLLPLTKDACVLGEITTHAYTGLFDEEERNRLVRSLGPNSKVILLANHGALCCGETIEEAFFAACHIVQACETQLKLLPVGLDNLVLIPEESRKAIYDQSRRPPEDLEKKFAAVTAGDGGAAAAEKEPEAAVPKVGSPPKWRVGGAEFEALMRMLDNAGYRTGYIYRHPLIKSDPPKPKNDVELPPAVSSLGYLLEEEELFRQGIWKKGDLRKGGDRSRWLNSPNVYQKVEVLETGTPDPKKITKWVAEGSPTHSTPVRIEDPLQFVPAGTNPREFKRVQQLIKDNRRADKISAGPQSHILEGVTWDEASRLKDATVSQAGDHVVMMGAASKGIIQRGFQHNATVYKAPYAKNPFDNVTDDELNEYKRTVERKKKSVHGEYTDTDFSESEAVLQAGTKKYPQSEPETEHQVIEIQTQQAPVPRQAEVVLSDATNSFINGERSHTATNRKPPTGRGENVQNGDHSEAHLSTFSQSSKEDVSTDGSPKKDKKKKKGLRTPSFLKKKKEKKKAEA
- the LOC128256092 gene encoding protein hu-li tai shao isoform X7 codes for the protein MTDVEQPPQNGIDPTAREEDDNKARPADIEQDMREMERRKRVEAIMGSKLFREELERIVDSARDGGAGASGILQQLSDIVGVPVARVGSVFKSSNCMVPINDIRGVESMGYAKGEKILRCKLAATFRLLDLYGWTQGLGAQITARLKVDQEYFLVNPYGLLYHEITASALNKVDMQGQIVEQGTTNFGGNKSHFVLHSVVHAARPDIRCAIYIGCSPVVAISSLKSGLLPLTKDACVLGEITTHAYTGLFDEEERNRLVRSLGPNSKVILLANHGALCCGETIEEAFFAACHIVQACETQLKLLPVGLDNLVLIPEESRKAIYDQSRRPPEDLEKKFAAVTAGDGGAAAAEKEPEAAVPKVGSPPKWRVGGAEFEALMRMLDNAGYRTGYIYRHPLIKSDPPKPKNDVELPPAVSSLGYLLEEEELFRQGIWKKGDLRKGGDRSRWLNSPNVYQKVEVLETGTPDPKKITKWVAEGSPTHSTPVRIEDPLQFVPAGTNPREFKRVQQLIKDNRRADKISAGPQSHILEGVTWDEASRLKDATVSQAGDHVVMMGAASKGIIQRGFQHNATVYKAPYAKNPFDNVTDDELNEYKRTVERKKKSVHGEYTDTDFSESEAVLQAGTKKYPQSEPETEHQVIEIQTQQAPVPRQAEVVLSDGENVQNGDHSEAHLSTFSQSSKEDVSTDGSPKKDKKKKKGLRTPSFLKKKKEKKKAEA